A genomic window from Sulfitobacter sp. LCG007 includes:
- a CDS encoding ABC transporter substrate-binding protein codes for MTYITRMRTALGGALLAAAMMAGPAVQAAPEELTIALSSDFPTLDPSKDTSPIALNYRLNVFEALTKIGKNGEVIPQIAESWEHSDDLKTWTFHIRKGVKFHNGYDMTAHDVVWTVERILADDKTPVRNFLKQVETVEAPDDYTVVFKIKAAYAIFDRQTKYTYVMSRKYWEEVGDDGYATKPVGTGPYKMVEWVKDDKMVLEFFPDWWGGELPVKKATFRPIPSDAGRANALLSGEVDIVPDLPPSLVPMLENDPNLIVAAESGFRVAYLGMNPTVAPFDNPKLREAVDYAIDREAIAEKLMRGTGKATGIIIPPNNEGYTADFEPVQYDPEKAKALVKESGYDGTPVVMDYPNNNFALANEQAQAIAGYLKEAGINVELNSLEFTAYFPKWVQNQLDKMTFFAFGSSQFHAETILGTMYEAGTHNWSADPEIDKMVKAQREEADKAKQQEIITAAFRRGNELREFLPLWDINLVYGATKDAGYEPFPDGIVRLDSFE; via the coding sequence ATGACATACATTACACGCATGAGGACGGCCCTTGGCGGTGCCCTGCTGGCGGCCGCCATGATGGCCGGTCCCGCGGTGCAGGCCGCGCCGGAGGAACTGACCATCGCCCTCTCGAGCGACTTTCCGACGCTCGACCCGAGCAAGGACACCTCACCCATCGCGCTGAACTACCGGCTGAACGTGTTCGAGGCGCTGACGAAGATCGGCAAGAACGGAGAGGTCATTCCGCAGATCGCCGAGAGCTGGGAGCATTCCGACGACCTGAAGACATGGACGTTCCACATCCGCAAGGGCGTGAAGTTTCACAACGGCTACGACATGACGGCCCATGACGTGGTCTGGACGGTTGAACGTATCCTGGCGGACGACAAGACTCCGGTCCGCAACTTCCTGAAGCAGGTCGAAACTGTCGAGGCGCCCGACGATTATACCGTCGTCTTCAAGATCAAGGCAGCCTATGCGATCTTCGACCGCCAGACCAAGTACACCTACGTCATGTCCCGGAAATACTGGGAAGAGGTCGGTGATGACGGCTATGCGACCAAGCCGGTCGGCACCGGTCCCTACAAGATGGTCGAGTGGGTCAAGGACGACAAGATGGTGCTCGAGTTCTTCCCCGACTGGTGGGGGGGCGAGCTTCCGGTGAAGAAGGCGACCTTCCGACCGATCCCGTCCGACGCCGGACGTGCCAACGCGCTGCTGTCGGGCGAAGTCGATATCGTTCCCGATCTGCCGCCCTCGCTGGTTCCCATGCTGGAAAACGACCCGAACCTGATTGTGGCGGCCGAGTCCGGCTTTCGCGTGGCCTATCTGGGGATGAACCCGACCGTCGCGCCTTTCGACAATCCCAAGCTGCGCGAGGCCGTGGACTATGCGATCGACCGCGAGGCGATTGCCGAGAAGCTGATGCGCGGCACCGGCAAGGCGACAGGGATCATCATCCCGCCGAACAACGAGGGCTACACCGCCGACTTCGAGCCGGTGCAATACGATCCCGAAAAGGCCAAGGCGCTGGTGAAGGAGTCCGGCTATGACGGAACGCCCGTCGTGATGGACTATCCCAACAACAACTTCGCGCTGGCCAACGAGCAGGCGCAGGCGATCGCGGGCTATCTCAAGGAGGCTGGCATCAACGTTGAGCTCAACTCGCTGGAGTTCACGGCCTATTTCCCGAAATGGGTGCAGAACCAGCTCGACAAGATGACCTTCTTCGCCTTCGGCTCGTCGCAGTTTCACGCCGAGACCATCCTCGGGACGATGTACGAGGCCGGCACGCATAACTGGAGCGCGGATCCGGAAATCGACAAGATGGTGAAGGCGCAGCGCGAGGAAGCCGACAAGGCAAAGCAGCAGGAAATCATCACCGCGGCCTTCCGGCGGGGCAACGAGCTGCGGGAATTCCTGCCGCTCTGGGACATCAACCTTGTTTACGGCGCCACGAAGGATGCCGGATA
- the dctP gene encoding TRAP transporter substrate-binding protein DctP: MLTRILKTTAIAALLAAPVAAMAQEITLRATANSNEDDEDYDGLVVFKNYVENASNGAIAVELFIGTQLCSQPEECLQGVADGTIDIYIATSSGAANIFPYVQVLDLPYLMSDDRVAEAVLANDSDFVDLLQQKVMEDSGGAMRLMTIGNTGGWRNFANTERRVQQPSDLEGLKMRTVVADLPQELVKALGASPTPIPWPELFTSLQTSVVEGTANGITDIMNMKFPEAGLKYLTLDGHSYMGAMWFMNNERFMAMSPELRMIVADGFYQLQQATFASPKRKSIQAYEDFAAAGGEVYVPSAEEKAAFKEAAAPVFDWFKANVPGGPEVFDALNASVEKAESGIDAARAAETQ; this comes from the coding sequence ATGCTGACCAGAATACTGAAGACCACCGCGATTGCGGCGCTGCTCGCGGCGCCGGTTGCCGCCATGGCGCAGGAGATCACCCTGCGCGCCACCGCCAACTCCAACGAGGACGACGAGGACTATGACGGGCTCGTCGTATTCAAGAACTATGTCGAGAATGCCTCGAACGGAGCGATCGCGGTCGAACTCTTCATCGGGACACAGCTTTGTTCTCAGCCCGAGGAATGCCTTCAGGGCGTCGCTGACGGAACAATCGACATCTATATCGCCACGTCTTCCGGCGCGGCGAACATATTCCCCTATGTGCAGGTGCTCGACCTGCCTTACCTGATGTCGGACGACCGTGTTGCCGAGGCGGTGCTGGCCAACGACAGTGACTTCGTCGACTTGCTTCAGCAGAAGGTGATGGAGGATTCCGGCGGCGCGATGCGGCTGATGACCATCGGCAACACGGGCGGCTGGCGCAACTTCGCCAACACCGAGCGGCGGGTGCAGCAGCCTTCCGATCTCGAAGGGCTCAAGATGCGCACCGTGGTGGCTGACCTGCCGCAGGAACTGGTCAAGGCGCTTGGCGCGTCGCCGACGCCCATCCCCTGGCCCGAGCTGTTCACGTCGCTGCAGACCAGTGTCGTCGAAGGCACCGCGAACGGGATCACCGACATCATGAACATGAAGTTTCCCGAGGCGGGCCTGAAGTACCTCACACTCGACGGGCACAGCTACATGGGCGCGATGTGGTTCATGAACAACGAGCGATTCATGGCGATGTCGCCCGAGCTGCGGATGATCGTGGCGGATGGTTTCTATCAGCTTCAGCAGGCGACCTTCGCCTCGCCCAAGCGCAAGTCCATTCAGGCCTACGAGGATTTCGCGGCGGCCGGCGGTGAGGTCTACGTGCCGAGCGCCGAGGAGAAGGCCGCCTTCAAGGAAGCCGCCGCTCCGGTGTTCGACTGGTTCAAGGCCAATGTACCGGGTGGGCCGGAAGTCTTCGACGCGCTGAACGCTTCCGTCGAAAAGGCCGAATCCGGGATCGACGCGGCCCGCGCGGCCGAGACGCAGTAA